A single genomic interval of Cucumis sativus cultivar 9930 chromosome 5, Cucumber_9930_V3, whole genome shotgun sequence harbors:
- the LOC101212926 gene encoding uncharacterized protein LOC101212926 isoform X2 — MTRAQLKEHADASLEIISIGSLYTGSWDKKYWSSSRGKDRYPYPVGYQAVRAYNGIKYKMEVLEGPKGPLFMILSMDGTSFSGQTPDIAWEMFQRKGCLHTKIWHGKRSSCKVDGAEFFGFKNPFIQRLLRELVANVSGTAELGVLPSNICNKASGSAQTAVEHHTIHECENVALVACHEKPKTARKRRSCHGTEMEKSLNGTNLKKVRNHGLRIRSTTTKHLSSAFANEVNQGFCEKAMCVQEKVAVSESTQAAHNVSIDEKHHDRLSMEKLEGISLEMETDGNSADGSIQMLYCPDTEDSNHHASHTSVTVESAPVSTEKKILNQHEFIIPEELVMDSHSEEIFSLDTNLGSNKNDFDSVGQDMVKSMMTFLLPQAIPLLKENSGRKEMATSNMERFICDNGQGKEDMQPIDSCERMNDELVNDHEATGNKKSSDSESGGNLRGTCQDDNLYVSECPPSTSSGRVLSDETMHNNKKTDGCPLYLEKKTPKVHVESHVDEQPCSSGSSSQLLHAKNANDSSVKTSTCSEALNKEDTVGQEAAGMDTLPSSQTPNIVYRRRKAQNVSHLGKEYKRQSNEGYDTSCLGKYFGAETSSLKSPHSYDINLFSIPENQQTEELRSEHPLREQSPIDCSYKTTMKAEAGLEKRCHHSPTFDVDEASIRANKSHDSGLLEKPVLKEDLEGCIDEGMIQHNNVLSINKYELSQEMGATLRDDSKNSYPSCNVELYREAEGMSKIVGSYLHPLPVLSVFLSNIENVIHICVLCGLLVEKNRTVITYTVEVKEPKVGYPSLVGHTTVLMPTLEDYLGKEIAVERTGFQLTPGGNYLVLIGGIRTPFCRTGSINCPCSTCTSGEFEENVVKIVQVKHGYVSTITSLRSTDILHCILVCEPDQLVAVGRGGRLHLWVMDPTWGKQMESHIIPSVNHISPNLVELKGIPEFSNLVVGHNGCGEFSLWDIRKRALMSRFYMPSASVNKFFPISLFSWKRMENLARKCNSSDYVKELLCATSISSRNTEEHSSFQPNDTAIWLFASTMSDYHVSDEYLSMDGQINHAEFWKLMLLANSTVTFGAELDLRASAIGASAGRGIIGTQDGLVYVWELSTGNKLATLLRFEGANVVCIATDNKETGVVAVAAENRLLVYLLSSDTKR, encoded by the exons ATGACGAGAGCTCAACTCAAAGAACACGCGGATGCTAGTCTTGAGATAATTTCCATCGGATCCTTGTACACTGGATCATGGGACAAGAAATACTGGAGCAGCTCTAGG GGTAAAGATCGATATCCCTATCCGGTTGGGTATCAGGCTGTTCGGGCTTATAATGGgatcaaatacaaaatggaAGTTCTTGAGGGTCCAAAGGGGCCTTTATTTATG ATTTTGTCCATGGATGGAACTTCATTTTCTGGTCAAACCCCTGATATTGCTTGGGAGATGTTTCAGAGGAAAGGCTGCCTCCACACTAAAATTTGGCACGGGAAAAGGTCTTCATGCAAGGTTGATGGCGCGGAG TTTTTTGGGttcaaaaatccatttattCAGAGGTTACTCCGGGAGCTAGTGGCAAATGTCAGTGGAACAGCAGAACTAGGCGTGCTTCCTTCAAACATATGCAATAAGGCTTCCGGATCTGCACAGACTGCAGTTGAGCATCATACTATTCATGAATGTGAAAATGTTGCACTAGTTGCTTGCCATGAAAAACCGAAGACTgcaagaaagagaaggagtTGTCATGGAACTGAAATGGAAAAGTCACTTAATGGTACTAATCTAAAAAAAGTACGTAATCATGGTTTGAGAATTAGATCCACGACCACAAAGCATTTAAGCTCAGCCTTTGCCAATGAAGTGAATCAAGGTTTTTGTG AGAAAGCTATGTGCGTACAAGAGAAGGTTGCTGTATCTGAGTCCACTCAAGCAGCTCACAATGTGTCCATTGACGAAAAACAT CATGATAGGTTATCAATGGAAAAATTGGAAGGTATTAGTCTAGAAATGGAAACAGATGGTAACAGTGCAGATGGTTCTATTCAAATGTTGTATTGTCCAGATACTGAAGACAGTAATCATCACGCTTCACATACTTCAG TTACTGTTGAGTCTGCTCCTGTAAGCacggaaaagaaaattctcaaTCAGCATGAATTCATCATACCTGAAGAGTTGGTGATGGACTCCCATTCAGAAGAGATTTTCTCATTGGACACAAACTTAGGCTccaacaaaaatgattttgattcaGTAGGTCAAGACATGGTGAAGTCGATGATGACTTTTTTGCTTCCACAAGCAATTCCTCTGCTTAAGGAAAATTCTGGCAGGAAAGAGATGGCCACTTCTAATATGGAAAGGTTTATTTGtg ACAATGGTCAAGGTAAGGAAGATATGCAACCTATTGATTCTTGTGAACGCATGAATGATGAGTTGGTAAATGATCATGAAGCCACTGGAAACAAGAAGTCCTCTGACAGTGAAAGTGGCGGAAATTTGCGTGGAACATGTCAGGACGATAATTTGTATGTTTCCGAATGTCCTCCCAGCACCTCTTCTGGTAGAGTGCTTTCTGATGAAACCATgcataataacaaaaagacTGATGGATGCCCATTAtatcttgaaaagaaaactccTAAAGTCCATGTAGAAAGCCATGTTGATGAGCAACCTTGTTCAAGTGGATCCTCTTCTCAACTCTTGCACG CTAAAAATGCAAATGATTCAAGTGTAAAAACCTCCACATGTTCAGAGGCATTAAATAAGGAAGATACTGTAGGACAAGAGGCTGCGGGAATGGATACTTTGCCATCTTCTCAAACTCCAAACATTGTGTACCGTAGGAGAAAAGCTCAAAATGTGTCTCATTTGGGTAAAGAATACAAACGGCAATCCAATGAAGGTTATGATACTAGTTGCTTgggaaaatattttggtgCTGAAACGTCTTCCCTGAAATCTCCACATTCTTATGATATCAATCTTTTCTCTATACCTGAAAATCAACAAACAGAAGAATTACGTTCTGAACATCCACTTCGAGAACAATCTCCAATTGATTGCAGTTATAAAACTACTATGAAAGCTGAAGCAGGATTAGAAAAAAGATGCCATCACAGTCCTACATTTGACGTAGATGAAGCATCAATTAGAGCCAACAAGAGTCATGATTCAGGACTTCTAGAAAAACCTGTTTTGAAGGAAGATTTGGAAGGTTGTATTGACGAGGGAATGATTCAGCATAATAATGTTTtgagtataaataaatatgagttATCTCAAGAGATGGGGGCAACCCTCAGAGACGACAGTAAGAATTCTTATCCTTCTTGCAATGTGGAGCTCTATCGTGAGGCAGAAGGAATGTCAAAAATAGTGGGATCTTATTTGCACCCTTTGCCTGTATTATCGGTTTTCCTTAGCAACATTGAGAATGTAATCCACATATGCGTTTTGTGTGGTCTTTTGGTGGAAAAGAACAGAACAGTCATTACTTACACGGTGGAAGTGAAAGAACCAAAGGTAGGATACCCATCCTTGGTTGGCCACACGACAGTACTGATGCCAACTCTAGAAGATTATTTGGGTAAAGAA ATTGCAGTAGAGCGAACAGGTTTCCAATTGACTCCAGGTGGCAACTATCTTGTTTTAATTGGTGGCATTAGAACACCTTTTTGCAG GACAGGGAGTATAAATTGTCCATGCTCTACATGTACATCTGGTGAGTTTGAAGAGAATGTGGTAAAGATTGTGCAAGTTAAACACGGCTACGTATCAACCATCACAAGCTTGAGAAGTACCGACATTCTGCATTGTATATTGGTCTGTGAACCTGACCAGCTTGTTGCTGTTGGAAGAGGTGGACGTCTGCATCTTTGGGTCATGGACCCAACTTGGGG CAAACAGATGGAAAGTCATATCATACCATCCGTAAACCACATATCTCCTAATTTGGTGGAACTTAAAGGGATCCCAGAGTTTTCCAATTTGGTTGTAGGGCACAACGGTTGTGGTGAATTCAGTTTATG GGATATCCGAAAACGTGCTCTGATGTCTCGTTTCTATATGCCGAGTGCCTCAGTTAATAAATTCTTTCCAATTAGTTTGTTTAGTTGGAAAAGAATGGAAAACCTTGCCAGGAAGTGTAATTCAAGTGACTATGTTAAAGAGCTGTTGTGTGCAACGAGTATAAGCTCAAGGAACACCGAGGAACATTCGTCATTTCAACCGAACGACACTGCGATATGGCTTTTTGCCTCAACCATGTCAGATTATCATGTTTCAGATGAATATCTATCGATGGATGGTCAGATTAATCATGCAGAATTTTGGAAACTAATGTTACTTGCTAACAGTACGGTGACATTTGGTGCGGAGCTGGATTTAAG AGCTTCTGCCATTGGAGCATCAGCTGGCCGAGGTATCATTGGGACGCAGGATGGCCTAGTTTACGTCTGGGAATTGTCTACAGGAAATAAACTGGCCACTCTTCTTCGTTTCGAAG GTGCAAATGTTGTTTGTATTGCAACTGACAATAAAGAGACAGGTGTAGTGGCTGTAGCGGCTGAAAATAGGCTTCTGGTATATCTACTTTCATCAGATACGAAAAGGTAA
- the LOC101212926 gene encoding uncharacterized protein LOC101212926 isoform X1: protein MTRAQLKEHADASLEIISIGSLYTGSWDKKYWSSSRGKDRYPYPVGYQAVRAYNGIKYKMEVLEGPKGPLFMILSMDGTSFSGQTPDIAWEMFQRKGCLHTKIWHGKRSSCKVDGAEFFGFKNPFIQRLLRELVANVSGTAELGVLPSNICNKASGSAQTAVEHHTIHECENVALVACHEKPKTARKRRSCHGTEMEKSLNGTNLKKVRNHGLRIRSTTTKHLSSAFANEVNQGFCEKAMCVQEKVAVSESTQAAHNVSIDEKHHDRLSMEKLEGISLEMETDGNSADGSIQMLYCPDTEDSNHHASHTSVTVESAPVSTEKKILNQHEFIIPEELVMDSHSEEIFSLDTNLGSNKNDFDSVGQDMVKSMMTFLLPQAIPLLKENSGRKEMATSNMERFICDGNTKNVLPIEIDGEKQEYMHIQCGSYEFAVPSLKFSKHGLDNHEGEHHDDHANINCNFSSIADNGQGKEDMQPIDSCERMNDELVNDHEATGNKKSSDSESGGNLRGTCQDDNLYVSECPPSTSSGRVLSDETMHNNKKTDGCPLYLEKKTPKVHVESHVDEQPCSSGSSSQLLHAKNANDSSVKTSTCSEALNKEDTVGQEAAGMDTLPSSQTPNIVYRRRKAQNVSHLGKEYKRQSNEGYDTSCLGKYFGAETSSLKSPHSYDINLFSIPENQQTEELRSEHPLREQSPIDCSYKTTMKAEAGLEKRCHHSPTFDVDEASIRANKSHDSGLLEKPVLKEDLEGCIDEGMIQHNNVLSINKYELSQEMGATLRDDSKNSYPSCNVELYREAEGMSKIVGSYLHPLPVLSVFLSNIENVIHICVLCGLLVEKNRTVITYTVEVKEPKVGYPSLVGHTTVLMPTLEDYLGKEIAVERTGFQLTPGGNYLVLIGGIRTPFCRTGSINCPCSTCTSGEFEENVVKIVQVKHGYVSTITSLRSTDILHCILVCEPDQLVAVGRGGRLHLWVMDPTWGKQMESHIIPSVNHISPNLVELKGIPEFSNLVVGHNGCGEFSLWDIRKRALMSRFYMPSASVNKFFPISLFSWKRMENLARKCNSSDYVKELLCATSISSRNTEEHSSFQPNDTAIWLFASTMSDYHVSDEYLSMDGQINHAEFWKLMLLANSTVTFGAELDLRASAIGASAGRGIIGTQDGLVYVWELSTGNKLATLLRFEGANVVCIATDNKETGVVAVAAENRLLVYLLSSDTKR from the exons ATGACGAGAGCTCAACTCAAAGAACACGCGGATGCTAGTCTTGAGATAATTTCCATCGGATCCTTGTACACTGGATCATGGGACAAGAAATACTGGAGCAGCTCTAGG GGTAAAGATCGATATCCCTATCCGGTTGGGTATCAGGCTGTTCGGGCTTATAATGGgatcaaatacaaaatggaAGTTCTTGAGGGTCCAAAGGGGCCTTTATTTATG ATTTTGTCCATGGATGGAACTTCATTTTCTGGTCAAACCCCTGATATTGCTTGGGAGATGTTTCAGAGGAAAGGCTGCCTCCACACTAAAATTTGGCACGGGAAAAGGTCTTCATGCAAGGTTGATGGCGCGGAG TTTTTTGGGttcaaaaatccatttattCAGAGGTTACTCCGGGAGCTAGTGGCAAATGTCAGTGGAACAGCAGAACTAGGCGTGCTTCCTTCAAACATATGCAATAAGGCTTCCGGATCTGCACAGACTGCAGTTGAGCATCATACTATTCATGAATGTGAAAATGTTGCACTAGTTGCTTGCCATGAAAAACCGAAGACTgcaagaaagagaaggagtTGTCATGGAACTGAAATGGAAAAGTCACTTAATGGTACTAATCTAAAAAAAGTACGTAATCATGGTTTGAGAATTAGATCCACGACCACAAAGCATTTAAGCTCAGCCTTTGCCAATGAAGTGAATCAAGGTTTTTGTG AGAAAGCTATGTGCGTACAAGAGAAGGTTGCTGTATCTGAGTCCACTCAAGCAGCTCACAATGTGTCCATTGACGAAAAACAT CATGATAGGTTATCAATGGAAAAATTGGAAGGTATTAGTCTAGAAATGGAAACAGATGGTAACAGTGCAGATGGTTCTATTCAAATGTTGTATTGTCCAGATACTGAAGACAGTAATCATCACGCTTCACATACTTCAG TTACTGTTGAGTCTGCTCCTGTAAGCacggaaaagaaaattctcaaTCAGCATGAATTCATCATACCTGAAGAGTTGGTGATGGACTCCCATTCAGAAGAGATTTTCTCATTGGACACAAACTTAGGCTccaacaaaaatgattttgattcaGTAGGTCAAGACATGGTGAAGTCGATGATGACTTTTTTGCTTCCACAAGCAATTCCTCTGCTTAAGGAAAATTCTGGCAGGAAAGAGATGGCCACTTCTAATATGGAAAGGTTTATTTGtg AtggaaatacaaaaaatgtattGCCTATAGAGATAGATGGAGAAAAACAGGAATACATGCACATACAATGTGGGAGTTACGAATTTGCTGTCCCAAGTCTTAAGTTCTCCAAACACGGTCTTGATAATCATGAGGGTGAGCATCATGATGACCATGCAAACATTAATTGCAACTTCTCTTCTATTGCAGACAATGGTCAAGGTAAGGAAGATATGCAACCTATTGATTCTTGTGAACGCATGAATGATGAGTTGGTAAATGATCATGAAGCCACTGGAAACAAGAAGTCCTCTGACAGTGAAAGTGGCGGAAATTTGCGTGGAACATGTCAGGACGATAATTTGTATGTTTCCGAATGTCCTCCCAGCACCTCTTCTGGTAGAGTGCTTTCTGATGAAACCATgcataataacaaaaagacTGATGGATGCCCATTAtatcttgaaaagaaaactccTAAAGTCCATGTAGAAAGCCATGTTGATGAGCAACCTTGTTCAAGTGGATCCTCTTCTCAACTCTTGCACG CTAAAAATGCAAATGATTCAAGTGTAAAAACCTCCACATGTTCAGAGGCATTAAATAAGGAAGATACTGTAGGACAAGAGGCTGCGGGAATGGATACTTTGCCATCTTCTCAAACTCCAAACATTGTGTACCGTAGGAGAAAAGCTCAAAATGTGTCTCATTTGGGTAAAGAATACAAACGGCAATCCAATGAAGGTTATGATACTAGTTGCTTgggaaaatattttggtgCTGAAACGTCTTCCCTGAAATCTCCACATTCTTATGATATCAATCTTTTCTCTATACCTGAAAATCAACAAACAGAAGAATTACGTTCTGAACATCCACTTCGAGAACAATCTCCAATTGATTGCAGTTATAAAACTACTATGAAAGCTGAAGCAGGATTAGAAAAAAGATGCCATCACAGTCCTACATTTGACGTAGATGAAGCATCAATTAGAGCCAACAAGAGTCATGATTCAGGACTTCTAGAAAAACCTGTTTTGAAGGAAGATTTGGAAGGTTGTATTGACGAGGGAATGATTCAGCATAATAATGTTTtgagtataaataaatatgagttATCTCAAGAGATGGGGGCAACCCTCAGAGACGACAGTAAGAATTCTTATCCTTCTTGCAATGTGGAGCTCTATCGTGAGGCAGAAGGAATGTCAAAAATAGTGGGATCTTATTTGCACCCTTTGCCTGTATTATCGGTTTTCCTTAGCAACATTGAGAATGTAATCCACATATGCGTTTTGTGTGGTCTTTTGGTGGAAAAGAACAGAACAGTCATTACTTACACGGTGGAAGTGAAAGAACCAAAGGTAGGATACCCATCCTTGGTTGGCCACACGACAGTACTGATGCCAACTCTAGAAGATTATTTGGGTAAAGAA ATTGCAGTAGAGCGAACAGGTTTCCAATTGACTCCAGGTGGCAACTATCTTGTTTTAATTGGTGGCATTAGAACACCTTTTTGCAG GACAGGGAGTATAAATTGTCCATGCTCTACATGTACATCTGGTGAGTTTGAAGAGAATGTGGTAAAGATTGTGCAAGTTAAACACGGCTACGTATCAACCATCACAAGCTTGAGAAGTACCGACATTCTGCATTGTATATTGGTCTGTGAACCTGACCAGCTTGTTGCTGTTGGAAGAGGTGGACGTCTGCATCTTTGGGTCATGGACCCAACTTGGGG CAAACAGATGGAAAGTCATATCATACCATCCGTAAACCACATATCTCCTAATTTGGTGGAACTTAAAGGGATCCCAGAGTTTTCCAATTTGGTTGTAGGGCACAACGGTTGTGGTGAATTCAGTTTATG GGATATCCGAAAACGTGCTCTGATGTCTCGTTTCTATATGCCGAGTGCCTCAGTTAATAAATTCTTTCCAATTAGTTTGTTTAGTTGGAAAAGAATGGAAAACCTTGCCAGGAAGTGTAATTCAAGTGACTATGTTAAAGAGCTGTTGTGTGCAACGAGTATAAGCTCAAGGAACACCGAGGAACATTCGTCATTTCAACCGAACGACACTGCGATATGGCTTTTTGCCTCAACCATGTCAGATTATCATGTTTCAGATGAATATCTATCGATGGATGGTCAGATTAATCATGCAGAATTTTGGAAACTAATGTTACTTGCTAACAGTACGGTGACATTTGGTGCGGAGCTGGATTTAAG AGCTTCTGCCATTGGAGCATCAGCTGGCCGAGGTATCATTGGGACGCAGGATGGCCTAGTTTACGTCTGGGAATTGTCTACAGGAAATAAACTGGCCACTCTTCTTCGTTTCGAAG GTGCAAATGTTGTTTGTATTGCAACTGACAATAAAGAGACAGGTGTAGTGGCTGTAGCGGCTGAAAATAGGCTTCTGGTATATCTACTTTCATCAGATACGAAAAGGTAA